In Streptomyces sp. NBC_00414, a single window of DNA contains:
- a CDS encoding helix-turn-helix domain-containing protein: protein MSVRETAKYINMSASWVYKSGRRSGLVSYRFGRGSNAKIQFKESEVKAWMRQRRE from the coding sequence ATGAGTGTCAGGGAGACGGCAAAGTACATAAATATGTCCGCCTCTTGGGTCTACAAGAGTGGGCGCCGTTCAGGGTTAGTGTCTTATCGATTTGGCCGGGGCAGTAATGCAAAGATTCAGTTCAAGGAGTCCGAGGTGAAGGCTTGGATGCGCCAGCGTAGAGAGTGA